One segment of Stenotrophomonas sp. SAU14A_NAIMI4_8 DNA contains the following:
- the recG gene encoding ATP-dependent DNA helicase RecG, whose protein sequence is MARKAAVTPALSPSGEASLAMLAGVGPAVAAKLQARGLATLQDLWLHLPLRYEDRTRLTLIEDLRNGVPAQVDVRVVAVERGMRHRPMLKVAVEDEGRGTLVLRFFHFRQQQVGQFAVGNRLRCFGTPKPGHLGLEIVHPSYQVLGRHDDPDLGDRLDPVYPTVEGVGPMTMRKLIGQALDRLPEEDTLELLPTGWLDGLGLPSLRSALLTVHRPPPDADLAALAAGTHPAQRRLAMEELLAHHLSLRRQRIALQAHHAPPLAGPGKLAKALLKQLPFALTGAQARVFKQIREDLARPSPMLRLVQGDVGSGKTVVAALAAMLAVEQGKQVALAAPTELLAEQHLNNLRGWLEPLGVRIAWLAGKVTGKARAKVIEQVANGEAQVVVGTHALMQEAVVFQDLALAIVDEQHRFGVHQRLALRDKGAGAHSVPHQLVMTATPIPRTLAMSEYADLDVSAIDELPPGRTPVQTVALNNDRRPELIERIALACQEGRQVYWVCTLIEESEELDATPAQATYESLQALLPGVRVGLVHGRLKAAEKLATMVAFKAGEIDLLVATTVIEVGVDVPNASLMVIENAERLGLAQLHQLRGRVGRGSAVSRCVLLYQAPLSQMARERLQTMRETNDGFVIAEKDLELRGPGELLGTRQTGLAGFRIADLARDAGLLPGVHDLAERLLAQQPALADRVVQRWIGTAVRYASA, encoded by the coding sequence GTGGCACGCAAGGCGGCGGTCACCCCGGCACTGTCACCGTCCGGCGAAGCATCCTTGGCGATGCTGGCCGGCGTGGGCCCGGCCGTGGCCGCCAAACTTCAGGCGCGTGGCCTGGCCACCCTGCAGGATCTGTGGCTGCACCTGCCACTGCGCTATGAAGACCGTACCCGCCTGACCCTGATCGAAGACCTGCGCAACGGCGTGCCGGCGCAGGTGGACGTGCGCGTAGTGGCGGTCGAACGCGGCATGCGCCACCGGCCCATGCTGAAGGTGGCGGTGGAAGACGAAGGCCGCGGCACGCTGGTGCTGCGCTTCTTCCACTTCCGCCAGCAGCAGGTGGGCCAGTTTGCGGTGGGCAACCGGCTGCGCTGCTTCGGCACGCCGAAACCGGGCCACCTGGGGCTGGAAATCGTCCACCCCAGCTACCAGGTGCTGGGCCGCCACGACGACCCCGACCTCGGCGATCGTCTGGACCCGGTCTATCCCACCGTGGAAGGCGTGGGGCCGATGACGATGCGCAAGCTGATCGGCCAGGCCTTGGACCGCCTTCCCGAAGAAGACACGCTGGAGCTGCTGCCCACTGGCTGGCTCGATGGCCTGGGCCTGCCGTCGTTGCGCAGCGCGCTGCTGACCGTGCACCGGCCGCCGCCGGATGCCGATCTGGCCGCGCTGGCCGCTGGCACCCACCCGGCGCAACGGCGGCTGGCGATGGAAGAGCTGCTGGCCCACCACCTCAGCCTGCGCCGCCAGCGCATTGCCTTGCAGGCGCACCATGCGCCGCCGCTGGCGGGTCCGGGCAAGCTGGCCAAGGCCCTGCTGAAGCAGTTGCCGTTCGCCCTGACCGGCGCGCAGGCACGGGTGTTCAAGCAGATCCGCGAAGACTTGGCGCGGCCCAGTCCGATGCTGCGGCTGGTGCAGGGCGACGTCGGCTCGGGCAAGACCGTGGTGGCCGCGCTGGCCGCCATGCTGGCGGTGGAGCAGGGCAAGCAGGTCGCGCTGGCCGCGCCCACCGAGCTGCTGGCCGAACAGCACCTCAACAATCTGCGCGGCTGGCTGGAACCGCTGGGCGTGCGCATTGCCTGGCTGGCCGGCAAGGTGACCGGCAAGGCCCGCGCCAAGGTGATCGAGCAGGTGGCCAACGGCGAGGCGCAGGTGGTAGTCGGCACCCACGCTTTGATGCAGGAGGCGGTGGTGTTCCAGGACCTGGCATTGGCCATCGTGGACGAACAGCACCGCTTCGGCGTGCACCAGCGCCTGGCGCTGCGTGACAAGGGGGCCGGCGCGCACAGCGTGCCGCACCAGTTGGTGATGACCGCCACGCCCATTCCGCGCACGCTGGCCATGTCCGAGTATGCCGATCTGGATGTCTCGGCCATCGACGAACTGCCGCCCGGCCGCACCCCGGTGCAGACCGTGGCGCTGAACAACGACCGCCGCCCGGAACTGATCGAGCGCATCGCTCTGGCCTGCCAGGAAGGCAGGCAGGTGTACTGGGTGTGCACCCTCATCGAGGAAAGCGAGGAGCTGGATGCCACGCCGGCGCAGGCCACCTACGAGTCGCTGCAGGCGCTGCTGCCGGGCGTGCGCGTGGGGCTGGTGCATGGCCGGCTGAAGGCCGCGGAAAAGCTGGCGACGATGGTCGCGTTCAAGGCCGGCGAGATCGATCTGCTGGTGGCCACCACGGTGATTGAAGTGGGCGTGGACGTGCCCAACGCTTCGCTGATGGTGATCGAGAACGCCGAGCGACTTGGCCTGGCCCAGCTGCACCAGCTGCGCGGGCGGGTAGGGCGTGGCTCGGCCGTGTCGCGCTGCGTGCTGCTGTACCAGGCACCGCTTTCGCAGATGGCGCGCGAGCGCCTGCAGACCATGCGCGAAACCAACGATGGCTTCGTCATTGCCGAAAAGGATCTGGAACTGCGTGGCCCCGGCGAACTGCTGGGCACCCGGCAAACCGGCCTGGCCGGGTTCCGCATTGCCGACCTGGCCCGCGACGCCGGCCTGCTGCCGGGCGTACACGACCTGGCCGAGCGCCTGCTGGCCCAGCAGCCCGCGCTGGCCGACCGCGTGGTGCAGCGCTGGATCGGCACCGCCGTACGCTACGCCTCGGCATAA
- a CDS encoding RidA family protein has translation MSRQIINTEKAPAAIGPYSQAVRAGNAVYFSGQIPLDPATGDIVGAGDIEAQARRAFDNLKAVAEAAGGSLDKVVRLGLYLTDLGEFAKVNAVMQDYFQAPFPARSTIEVSGLPKGANFEVDAVMVID, from the coding sequence ATGTCCCGCCAGATCATCAACACCGAAAAGGCACCCGCCGCCATCGGCCCGTACTCGCAGGCCGTGCGCGCCGGCAACGCCGTGTACTTCTCCGGCCAGATTCCGCTGGACCCGGCCACCGGTGACATCGTCGGTGCCGGCGATATCGAAGCGCAGGCCCGCCGCGCCTTCGACAACCTGAAGGCCGTGGCCGAAGCCGCCGGTGGTTCGCTGGACAAGGTCGTGCGTCTGGGCCTGTACCTGACCGACCTGGGCGAGTTCGCCAAGGTTAACGCGGTCATGCAGGACTACTTCCAGGCCCCGTTCCCGGCCCGTTCCACCATCGAAGTCTCGGGCCTGCCGAAGGGCGCCAACTTCGAGGTCGACGCGGTGATGGTCATCGACTGA
- a CDS encoding bifunctional (p)ppGpp synthetase/guanosine-3',5'-bis(diphosphate) 3'-pyrophosphohydrolase has protein sequence MNPGPTAKVAAPTAAAVPDYVLQLERAAHYLPPEQLPLLRRAWEVGASAHAGQTRKSGEPYITHPVAVAQVLAELGLDVEALIAAILHDTIEDTPLTREELAAEFGEAVAELVDGVTKLDKLKFRDRQEAAAESFRKMLLAMSRDLRVIMIKLADRLHNMRTLGAQSREARGRIARETLEIYAPIAQRLGMSLVKSELQNLGFKALYPWRHAIIEKHIRSQPVVRREAMAQVEVQLSQRLAKEGLEHRLVSRIKTPWSIYNKMRDENKSFDQVMDVFGFRLVVRSVPSCYHSLGAVHATFKPLDGRFRDFIAIPKANGYQSLHTVLFGPYGSPIEVQIRTEEMDLIAERGVAAHWTYKFGGDTPNSAQSRAHAWIVELIDSQRAAGSSLEFLDNVKVDLFPDEVYLFTPKGKILALPRNATALDFAYAVHTDVGNMAVASRVDKKLVPLRTKLVSGQSVEIITARSATPKPQWLEFVVTSKARTAIRHQLKQLEHEDAVQLGHRMLDRALEAMDSSLERLPKGRLDAFLAEHRYPRLEALLAEVALGNWMPTQAAQALMSYAELRGGPRHHSQEKILINGSERGVVTFAGCCQPIPGDEIMGYHTAGKGIVVHRMDCPNLAELRKSPERWVPIGWDTTVSGDYDTALVVEVENGTGVLAQLAAAIAQSHSNIERVDYLDRDFNAAVLAFNIQVRDRNHLAEVMRRLRRLSVVQSVRRQ, from the coding sequence ATGAACCCAGGCCCCACTGCCAAGGTAGCCGCGCCCACCGCCGCGGCCGTACCTGATTACGTCCTCCAGCTTGAACGCGCCGCCCACTACCTGCCCCCCGAGCAGCTGCCGCTGCTGCGCCGGGCTTGGGAAGTCGGTGCGTCGGCACATGCTGGGCAGACGCGCAAGTCGGGCGAACCCTACATCACCCACCCGGTGGCCGTGGCCCAGGTGCTGGCCGAGCTGGGCCTGGATGTGGAAGCGCTGATCGCTGCGATCCTGCACGACACCATCGAAGACACCCCGCTGACCCGCGAGGAACTGGCCGCCGAGTTCGGCGAAGCCGTGGCCGAGCTGGTCGATGGCGTGACCAAGCTGGACAAGCTGAAGTTCCGCGACCGCCAGGAAGCGGCCGCCGAAAGCTTCCGCAAGATGCTGCTGGCGATGTCGCGCGACCTGCGCGTGATCATGATCAAGCTGGCCGACCGCCTGCACAACATGCGCACGCTGGGCGCGCAGAGCCGCGAAGCGCGCGGCCGCATCGCCCGCGAAACGCTGGAAATCTACGCGCCCATCGCCCAGCGCCTGGGCATGAGCCTGGTCAAGAGCGAGCTGCAGAACCTGGGCTTCAAGGCGCTGTACCCGTGGCGCCACGCGATCATCGAAAAACACATCCGCAGCCAGCCGGTGGTGCGCCGCGAGGCCATGGCGCAAGTGGAAGTGCAGCTGTCGCAGCGGCTGGCCAAAGAAGGCCTGGAACACCGCCTGGTCAGCCGCATCAAGACTCCGTGGAGCATCTACAACAAGATGCGCGACGAGAACAAGTCCTTCGACCAGGTGATGGACGTGTTCGGCTTCCGCCTGGTCGTGCGCAGCGTGCCCAGCTGCTACCACTCGCTGGGCGCGGTGCACGCCACCTTCAAGCCGCTGGACGGGCGCTTCCGCGATTTCATCGCCATTCCCAAGGCCAACGGCTACCAGTCGCTGCACACCGTGCTGTTCGGGCCGTACGGTTCGCCCATCGAAGTGCAGATCCGCACCGAGGAAATGGACCTGATCGCCGAACGCGGCGTGGCCGCGCACTGGACCTACAAGTTCGGCGGCGACACCCCCAACAGCGCGCAGAGCCGGGCCCATGCCTGGATCGTGGAACTGATCGATTCGCAGCGCGCCGCCGGTTCGTCGCTGGAATTCCTCGACAACGTGAAGGTCGACCTGTTCCCGGACGAGGTCTACCTGTTCACCCCGAAGGGCAAGATCCTGGCCCTGCCGCGCAACGCCACCGCACTCGATTTCGCCTACGCCGTGCACACCGACGTGGGCAACATGGCCGTGGCCTCGCGCGTGGACAAGAAGCTGGTGCCGCTGCGCACCAAGCTGGTGTCGGGGCAGTCGGTGGAAATCATCACCGCGCGTTCGGCCACGCCCAAGCCGCAGTGGCTGGAATTCGTGGTGACCAGCAAGGCACGCACCGCCATCCGCCACCAGCTGAAGCAGCTGGAACACGAAGACGCCGTGCAGCTGGGCCATCGCATGCTGGACCGCGCGCTGGAAGCGATGGATTCGTCGCTGGAACGCCTGCCCAAGGGCCGCCTGGACGCCTTCCTGGCCGAGCACCGCTACCCGCGCCTGGAAGCGCTGCTGGCCGAAGTGGCGCTGGGCAACTGGATGCCGACCCAGGCCGCGCAGGCGCTGATGTCCTACGCCGAACTGCGTGGCGGCCCGCGCCACCATTCGCAGGAAAAGATCCTGATCAACGGCAGCGAACGCGGCGTGGTCACCTTCGCCGGCTGCTGCCAGCCGATTCCCGGCGACGAGATCATGGGTTACCACACCGCCGGCAAGGGCATCGTGGTGCACCGCATGGATTGCCCGAACCTGGCCGAGCTGCGCAAGTCGCCCGAACGCTGGGTGCCGATCGGCTGGGACACCACCGTGTCCGGCGATTACGACACCGCCCTGGTGGTGGAAGTGGAGAACGGCACCGGCGTGCTGGCGCAATTGGCCGCCGCGATTGCCCAGAGCCACTCCAACATCGAACGGGTGGACTACCTGGACCGCGACTTCAACGCCGCCGTGCTGGCGTTCAACATCCAGGTACGCGACCGCAACCACCTGGCCGAAGTGATGCGCCGCCTGCGCCGCCTGTCGGTGGTGCAGTCGGTACGCCGGCAGTAG
- the rpoZ gene encoding DNA-directed RNA polymerase subunit omega, which produces MARITVEDCLEVVNNRFDLVMMASKRARQLANGVQATLDNSETEDKPTVLALREIAARKIDNALIDEVEKAERERAEREALEWAAAEVVADEDMSKNDD; this is translated from the coding sequence ATGGCCCGCATTACCGTAGAAGATTGCCTGGAAGTCGTTAACAACCGTTTCGACCTGGTCATGATGGCCTCCAAGCGCGCCCGCCAGCTCGCCAATGGCGTGCAGGCCACGCTGGACAACAGCGAAACCGAAGACAAGCCGACCGTGCTGGCGCTGCGCGAAATCGCTGCCCGCAAGATCGACAACGCGCTGATCGACGAAGTCGAGAAGGCCGAGCGCGAGCGTGCCGAGCGCGAAGCGCTGGAATGGGCCGCCGCCGAAGTGGTTGCCGACGAAGACATGTCCAAGAACGACGATTGA
- the gmk gene encoding guanylate kinase, which yields MSSQPTPIGAPARGTLYIVAAPSGAGKSSIVNATLARDPQIALSISFTSRAMRPGEVNGEHYHFVSAEKFEEMIAAGDFFEHAWVHGDWKGTARQSVEPQLAAGQDVLLEIDWQGAQQVRQLVPGTVTVFILPPSKQALQDRMRKRGQDSEAVIAQRLGAAREEMLHFNEFDYVIVNEVFDTAVNELCAIFTASRLRREAQKVRHAGLIQALLTPDSGATD from the coding sequence ATGAGCAGCCAGCCCACCCCGATCGGCGCGCCCGCGCGCGGCACCCTGTACATCGTGGCCGCGCCGTCCGGCGCCGGTAAGAGCAGCATCGTCAACGCCACTCTGGCGCGCGACCCGCAGATCGCGCTGTCGATCTCCTTCACCTCGCGCGCCATGCGCCCGGGCGAAGTGAACGGTGAGCACTACCACTTCGTCAGCGCGGAGAAGTTCGAGGAAATGATCGCCGCCGGCGATTTCTTCGAACACGCCTGGGTGCACGGCGACTGGAAGGGCACTGCCCGGCAGTCGGTGGAGCCGCAGCTGGCCGCTGGCCAGGACGTGCTGCTGGAAATCGACTGGCAGGGCGCCCAGCAGGTGCGCCAGCTGGTGCCCGGCACGGTGACGGTGTTCATCCTGCCGCCGTCCAAGCAGGCCCTGCAGGACCGCATGCGCAAGCGCGGCCAGGACAGCGAGGCGGTAATCGCCCAGCGGCTGGGCGCGGCGCGCGAGGAAATGCTGCACTTCAACGAGTTCGACTACGTGATCGTGAACGAAGTCTTCGATACCGCAGTGAACGAGCTGTGCGCCATCTTCACCGCCAGCCGCCTGCGCCGGGAAGCCCAGAAGGTCCGCCATGCCGGCCTGATCCAGGCCCTGCTGACCCCGGATTCGGGCGCAACTGACTGA
- a CDS encoding YicC/YloC family endoribonuclease: protein MIRSMTAYAGGERATAWGTLGCELRSVNHRFLEVGTRLPEELRALEPQLRERIAARLSRGKLDLVMRLRAPEAAASLQVNEALLGQLGQLAHRLTSDFPNLQVSFTELLQLPGVTQGEATDAAALQVEALALLEQVLDGFVAAREREGDKLATAIAERVDAIERIAAEVRTLIPAIRDGQRAKLAARLADLPHPVDPGRAEQELVMWLQKLDVDEELDRLGSHIVEIRRVLKQREPVGRRLDFLLQEFNREANTLGSKSVDSRTSNAAVELKVLIDQIREQVQNIE, encoded by the coding sequence ATGATTCGAAGCATGACGGCCTATGCCGGTGGCGAGCGCGCCACGGCCTGGGGCACGCTGGGCTGCGAGCTGCGCTCGGTCAACCACCGCTTCCTGGAAGTGGGCACCCGCCTGCCCGAGGAACTGCGTGCGCTGGAACCGCAGCTGCGCGAACGCATTGCCGCGCGCCTGAGCCGCGGCAAGCTGGACCTGGTGATGCGCCTGCGCGCGCCCGAAGCCGCTGCCAGCCTGCAGGTGAATGAAGCGCTGCTGGGCCAGCTGGGCCAGCTGGCGCACCGCCTCACCTCGGATTTCCCCAACCTGCAGGTCAGCTTCACCGAGCTGCTGCAGCTGCCGGGCGTGACCCAGGGCGAGGCCACCGATGCCGCCGCCCTGCAGGTGGAAGCGCTGGCCCTGCTGGAGCAGGTGCTGGACGGCTTCGTGGCCGCCCGTGAGCGCGAAGGCGACAAGCTGGCCACCGCCATTGCCGAACGCGTGGATGCGATCGAACGCATCGCCGCCGAGGTGCGCACGCTCATTCCGGCCATTCGCGACGGGCAGCGCGCCAAGCTCGCCGCCCGCCTGGCCGACCTGCCGCACCCGGTCGACCCCGGCCGCGCCGAGCAGGAACTGGTCATGTGGCTGCAGAAGCTGGACGTGGATGAAGAGCTGGACCGGTTGGGCAGCCATATCGTGGAAATCCGCCGCGTGCTGAAGCAGCGCGAGCCGGTCGGCCGCCGCCTGGATTTCCTGTTGCAGGAATTCAACCGCGAAGCCAACACCCTGGGTTCCAAGTCGGTGGACAGCCGCACCTCCAACGCGGCGGTGGAACTGAAGGTGCTGATCGACCAGATCCGCGAACAGGTGCAGAACATCGAATGA
- the rph gene encoding ribonuclease PH, with product MSDARPSGRQPDQLRPVVIQRGFTRHAEGSVLVCFGETRVLCTASVENRVPGFLRGKGEGWVTAEYGMLPRATHTRSDREAARGKQGGRTLEIQRLIGRSLRACVDRNALGERTITLDCDVLQADGGTRTAAITGAYVALVDAVNVLMKRGDIKRNPILGAVAAVSVGVYRGTPVLDLDYAEDSDCDTDMNVVMNDGGGFIELQGTAEGHAFRRDELDALLGLAEKGVGELLAAQQAALSA from the coding sequence ATGTCCGATGCCCGCCCCAGTGGCCGCCAGCCCGACCAGCTTCGCCCGGTCGTCATCCAACGCGGTTTCACCCGCCACGCCGAAGGCTCGGTGCTGGTCTGCTTCGGTGAAACCCGCGTGCTGTGCACCGCCAGCGTGGAAAACCGCGTGCCCGGCTTCCTGCGCGGCAAGGGCGAAGGCTGGGTGACCGCCGAATACGGCATGCTGCCGCGCGCCACCCACACCCGCAGCGACCGTGAAGCCGCGCGCGGCAAGCAGGGCGGCCGCACGCTGGAAATCCAGCGCCTGATCGGCCGCAGCCTGCGTGCCTGCGTGGACCGCAACGCGCTGGGCGAACGCACCATCACCCTGGACTGTGACGTGCTGCAGGCCGACGGTGGCACCCGCACCGCGGCCATCACCGGCGCCTACGTGGCCCTGGTCGACGCGGTGAACGTGCTGATGAAGCGCGGCGACATCAAGCGCAACCCGATCCTGGGCGCGGTGGCTGCCGTGTCGGTGGGCGTGTACCGCGGCACCCCGGTGCTGGACCTGGATTACGCCGAAGACAGCGACTGCGACACCGACATGAACGTGGTCATGAACGATGGCGGCGGCTTCATCGAACTGCAGGGCACCGCCGAAGGCCATGCCTTCCGCCGCGATGAACTGGATGCGCTGCTGGGCCTGGCCGAAAAGGGCGTGGGCGAACTGCTGGCCGCGCAGCAGGCGGCGCTGTCGGCATGA
- a CDS encoding VOC family protein, which translates to MNRRIALTTLVVADYDEAIAWYTGKLGFALLEDIDQGSKRWVVVGPTDGSAAALLLARASNEEQRSRIGNQTGGRVGFFLNTDDFRRDHAAMLAAGVEFQEAPREEPYATVAVFRDLYGNTWDLLEPRA; encoded by the coding sequence ATGAACCGTCGCATCGCCCTGACCACCCTGGTGGTGGCCGACTACGACGAAGCCATTGCCTGGTACACTGGCAAGCTGGGCTTTGCCCTGCTTGAGGACATCGACCAGGGCAGCAAGCGCTGGGTGGTGGTCGGCCCGACCGACGGCAGCGCCGCCGCCCTGCTGCTGGCCCGCGCCAGCAACGAGGAGCAGCGCAGCCGCATCGGCAACCAGACCGGCGGCCGCGTCGGCTTCTTCCTGAACACCGATGATTTCCGCCGCGACCACGCCGCCATGCTGGCCGCCGGGGTGGAATTCCAGGAAGCCCCGCGCGAAGAACCCTATGCCACCGTTGCAGTGTTCCGCGACCTGTACGGCAACACCTGGGACCTGCTGGAGCCCCGCGCATGA
- the rdgB gene encoding RdgB/HAM1 family non-canonical purine NTP pyrophosphatase, whose product MKTLVLASHNAGKLLEMQEILADLPLQITSAAELGLGDVDETGLTFVENALLKARAACEATGLPALADDSGLIVDALGGAPGLYSARYAGHPTNAAANNAKLLQAMADVPDGQRSARFYAVIVLLRHATDPQPLICEGRWEGQIVRELRGTNGFGYNPVFLDTTHGLTAAEMEPALKNAISHRALALQQLKLQLAAAL is encoded by the coding sequence ATGAAGACGCTCGTGCTTGCCAGCCACAACGCCGGCAAACTGTTGGAAATGCAGGAGATCCTGGCCGACCTGCCGCTGCAGATCACCTCGGCGGCCGAGCTGGGCCTGGGCGATGTGGACGAAACCGGCCTGACCTTCGTCGAGAACGCGCTGCTGAAGGCACGCGCCGCCTGCGAGGCCACCGGCCTGCCGGCGCTGGCCGATGATTCGGGCCTGATCGTCGATGCCCTGGGCGGCGCGCCCGGCCTGTACAGCGCGCGCTATGCCGGCCACCCGACCAACGCGGCGGCCAACAACGCCAAGCTGCTGCAGGCCATGGCCGATGTGCCCGATGGCCAGCGCAGCGCGCGTTTCTATGCGGTGATCGTGCTGCTGCGCCACGCCACCGACCCGCAGCCGCTGATCTGCGAAGGCCGCTGGGAAGGGCAGATCGTCCGTGAACTGCGCGGCACGAATGGTTTTGGCTACAACCCGGTGTTCCTGGACACCACCCACGGCCTGACCGCCGCGGAAATGGAGCCGGCGCTGAAGAACGCGATCAGCCACCGCGCACTGGCCCTGCAGCAGCTGAAGCTGCAGCTGGCTGCCGCTCTCTGA
- the hemW gene encoding radical SAM family heme chaperone HemW: protein MSHAHDHCNHLPGEACDGDHGHPAPVRLVPPPLSLYVHLPWCVRKCPYCDFNSHQAKGELPFEAYIDALLRDLDQDLPLVWGRVVHSVFFGGGTPSLFPPEAIDRFLQQASARLRFAPNAEITLETNPGTAEHGRFDRYRAAGVNRLSFGIQSFDDAALKRLGRIHDSGEAERAVKMAQDAGYDNFNIDLMYALPEQTLAGAEADLERAFALQPAHISHYQLTLEPNTVFFARPPQGIPDEDNAWDMQEHCQALLAQAGYGQYEVSAYARPGRQSAHNLNYWRFGDYLGIGAGAHGKISSGAEEHVLRRWKVKHPQAYLDSAGTPASFGGDEVIAAERLPFEYMLNLLRLHEGFSLRDFESRTGLPRSVLDAPLAQARQRGWLQVADGHVQPTELGRRFTNDVVSLFLED from the coding sequence ATGTCCCACGCCCACGATCACTGCAACCACCTGCCCGGCGAAGCCTGCGACGGCGACCACGGCCACCCCGCACCGGTGCGGCTGGTGCCGCCGCCGCTGTCGCTGTACGTGCACCTGCCCTGGTGCGTGCGCAAATGCCCGTACTGCGATTTCAACTCGCACCAGGCCAAGGGTGAGCTGCCGTTCGAGGCCTACATCGACGCCCTGCTGCGCGACCTGGACCAGGATCTGCCGCTGGTCTGGGGCCGGGTGGTGCACAGCGTGTTCTTCGGCGGCGGTACGCCCAGCCTGTTCCCGCCCGAGGCCATCGACCGCTTCCTGCAGCAGGCCAGCGCGCGCCTGCGCTTCGCGCCCAATGCCGAAATCACCCTGGAAACCAACCCGGGCACCGCCGAACACGGGCGCTTCGACCGCTACCGCGCGGCAGGCGTGAACCGCCTCAGCTTCGGCATCCAGAGTTTCGACGATGCCGCGCTGAAGCGGCTGGGCCGCATCCACGACAGTGGCGAGGCCGAGCGCGCGGTGAAGATGGCCCAGGACGCGGGCTACGACAACTTCAACATCGACCTGATGTACGCGCTGCCGGAACAGACCCTGGCCGGTGCCGAGGCCGACCTGGAACGCGCGTTCGCCCTGCAGCCGGCGCACATCTCGCACTACCAGCTGACCCTGGAACCGAACACGGTGTTCTTCGCGCGGCCGCCGCAGGGCATTCCCGATGAAGACAATGCCTGGGACATGCAGGAGCACTGCCAGGCCTTGCTGGCCCAGGCCGGTTACGGCCAGTACGAGGTCAGCGCCTACGCCCGCCCCGGCCGGCAGAGCGCGCACAACCTGAACTACTGGCGCTTCGGCGATTACCTGGGCATCGGCGCCGGCGCACACGGCAAGATCAGTTCCGGCGCCGAAGAACACGTGCTGCGGCGCTGGAAGGTCAAGCACCCGCAGGCGTACCTGGACAGCGCCGGCACCCCGGCCTCGTTCGGCGGTGACGAGGTGATCGCTGCCGAGCGCCTGCCGTTCGAGTACATGCTGAACCTGCTGCGCCTGCACGAAGGCTTCAGCCTGCGCGATTTCGAATCGCGTACCGGCCTGCCACGCAGCGTGTTGGACGCGCCGCTGGCGCAGGCCCGCCAGCGCGGCTGGCTGCAGGTGGCCGACGGCCATGTGCAGCCCACCGAGCTGGGCCGGCGCTTCACCAACGATGTGGTGAGTCTGTTCCTGGAAGATTGA